One window of Mauremys mutica isolate MM-2020 ecotype Southern chromosome 20, ASM2049712v1, whole genome shotgun sequence genomic DNA carries:
- the LOC123353808 gene encoding zinc finger protein Gfi-1-like translates to MSQFPTCCFAVGVSSPLDVSFKPFWSSYRSPELQHLVQSVLPPALGSGRELGGDAEGTSGLLGSLLLFSKPPHRCSCCEKGLPAAQRLGSHLKCSTLCSHVAPWGMCGHPGGLQHQPAPPGLGKGKPEVRSFPCRICGKQFKRSSTLSTHLLIHSDTRPFPCPFCGKRFHQKSDMKKHTFIHTGEKPHKCQVCGKAFSQSSNLITHSRKHSGHKPFACSLCPKGFQRKVDLRRHQETHGLFHSPGGSQAPGALR, encoded by the exons atgtcccagttCCCCACTTGCTGTTTCGCCGTAGGCGTGAGCAGCCCCCTAGACGTGTCGTTCAAGCCCTTCTGGAGCAGCTACCGCAGCCCTGAGCTGCAGCACCTGGTGCAGAGTGTCCTGCCGCCGGCgctgggctccgggagggagctGGGCGGGGACGCCGAGGGGACCTCTGGCCTCCTGGGATCTCTCCTGCTCTTCTCCAAGCCACCACACAGGTGCAGCTGCTGTGAAAAG ggcctccctgcagcccagcgcctcGGCAGCCACCTGAAATGCTCAACGCTCTGCAGCCACGTGGCCCCATGGGGGATGTGTGGCCACCCGGGCGGCCTGCAGCACCAGCCTGCCCCTCCCGGCCTGGGCAAAGGGAAGCCAGAG GTGAGGAGCTTCCCCTGCCGGATCTGCGGGAAGCAGTTCAAGCGCTCGTCCACACTCTCCACACACCTGCTCATCCACTCGGACACacgccccttcccctgccccttctgcgggaAACGCTTCCACCAGAAATCCGACATGAAGAAACACACCTTCATCCACACAG gtGAGAAGCCTCACAAATGCCAGGTGTGCGGCAAAGCCTTCAGCCAGAGCTCCAACCTCATCACCCACAGCCGCAAGCACTCGGGGCACAAGCCCTTCGCCTGCTCCCTGTGCCCCAAGGGCTTCCAGCGCAAGGTGGACCTGCGGCGCCACCAGGAGACCCACGGGCTCTTCCACAGCCCCGGGGGCAGCCAGGCACCGGGCGCCCTCCGCtag
- the TGFBR3L gene encoding transforming growth factor-beta receptor type 3-like protein — protein MGNGCVCQDSWVPGLGVNHVCGVGPSWPEASHPLLSSPQPSVQAALAAFDPRLSFSIRLCFLSPSSSSSLDSPYTLVRGGCPAHPDVSLHPPHKGAAGPALPPGSQELQRLSFLLRPLYNDSIQFLHCRLALCTQEPQGQAGAYGGALPKCGPQAGACPSSRVGEPGSGRFQHTFTKPIIVTVGRLARATKPTPGTDPFPVPFPLAGRRGKALKEAPRPEQGETPLPPFPRAWSCPPWWESSSQLSSSASLSLGGSGSFTPGQLTGASLSVFLGIRWHQPHCHHLQAPGPAAPGISSPSDSAQHNQGGHSGKGLSTWPEGPPPCDGQPAGGSLAQAGRGPGAGRVASGLWLVFALSGYKCDCRGPMGGPRVWLARGAHQGQAAESSCRLRHMVAVGPRSTFQARGGGA, from the exons ATGGGG AACGGGTGTgtgtgccaggactcctgggttccaggctTGGGGGTGAATCATGTTTGTGGAGTGGGACCCAGCTGGCCTGAGGCATCCCATCCCCTCCTGAGCTCTCCCCAACCCTCTGTGCAGGCTGCTCTGGCTGCCTTCGATCCTCGGCTCAGCTTCAGCATCCGCCTCTGCTTCCTCTCGCCAAGCTCCTCCTCCTCGCTGGACTCACCCTACACCTTGGTGCGGGGGGGCTGCCCGGCCCACCCCGACGTCTCTCTGCACCCACCCCACAAGGGGGCTGCAGGCCCGGCCTTGCCCCCCggctcccaggagctgcagcgCCTCAGCTTCCTGCTCCGGCCCCTCTACAACGACTCCATCCAATTCCTGCACTGCCGCCTGGCCCTCtgcacccaggagccccagggccaggctggggcctaTGGGGGCGCCCTCCCCAAG TGTGGGCCCCAGGCCGGGGCATGCCCCAGCAGCCGCGTGGGGGAGCCGGGCAGCGGGCGGTTCCAGCACACCTTCACCAAGCCCATCATCGTAACCGTGGGGCGCCTGGCCAGAGCCACCAAACCCACCCCAGGAACAG ATCCCTTTCCGGTGCCCTTTCCtctggctggcaggagggggaaggcgctgaaGGAGGCACCCCGGCCAGAGCAGGGAGAGACACCCCTG ccccccttccccagggcctggagctgcccacCGTGGTGGGAATCGTCTTCTCAGCTTTCATCATCGGCGTCTCTCTCACTGGGGGGCTCTGGCTCATTCACTCCAGGACAG CTCACAGGGGCCTCCCTGTCCGTGTTCTTGGGAATACGCTGGCACCAGCCCCACTGTCACCACCTGCAGGCGCCCGGCCCTGCGGCTCCCGGGATCAGCAGCCCATCGGACTCTGCTCAGCACAACCAGGGAGGCCACTCGGGGAAGGGCCTCTCCACTTGGCCCGAAGGGCCCCCTCCCTGTGACGGGCAGCCAGCGGGCGGCAGCCTCGCCCAGGCCGGAAGGGGCCCCGGGGCAGGCCGCGTGGCATCGGGGCTGTGGCTAGTGTTTGCGCTTTCAGGGTATAAATGTGACTGCAGAGGAC CCATGGGGGGACCCAGGGTCTGGCTGGCAAGAGGGGCCCACCAAGGGCAGGCAGCTGAGTCCTCCTGCCGGCTCCGTCACATGGTGGCTGTGGGCCCCCGCAGCACCTTCCAGGCGAGGGGGGGCGGGGCATGA